The window tcttgtacctgtctagacagATCATGGGAAATTCTTTTTAGTTTTATTGTATTTGAAACAGAGTCTGTATGAAGCTTGTATTTTAATCTTGTGAGTTTTAAGAAAGTATTTGTTATAAAATGGATGAGTATTTGGGTGGTTGGTcagggttcgcctactagctaGTAATATgctaggtgcccgcacgacccgcTAGTTGGGGTCGTGACACGGGCTTTCTCTTCCATGAAGTACATAAAAAATGAGCTTCATAACAGTATTGGTGATGAATTTTTGAATGGTTGTTTAGTTTGCTATGTAGAGCGTAAGATATTCGCAACTGTAAGATATGATACTATTACTCATCATTTTCAACATATGAAAAGTCGTCGAGCACTGTTATGACTTATGACTAGATGTGTCTTTTTATAATGATAACTTTATTAGTAACTCATGTGACTTGAGATTAGAAGTTGCTTTTTGTGATGATAATATTAACCGTTGTTTTTTCATTAACTTTTCTTATTGCCGTGTTCGAGTGACTGTATATTTATACTATGTGATTACTAGCAACCCTATGTTTAAGGAAATGAGCACCCACGACCTTCAATTCCTAGATCCGCCACTGTCGGCGGCGACGGGAGGCATGGCGTCGTTGCTAGATCTGGATAATAAAGTGTATCACCAGAGATTAGAGAGAGACCAGATGTTACAGTTGAATAGAAAAAGAGTTTCTATGGTGTTTACAGTTGAATGGTGGATTCACGAATATTATTGATTATTATATCATGAAGAAATGTGTGAGTTACAGCTTAAATTATATTATTTTCCGTTGTTACATAATATCACACGTCAACAATGTGTATTAACATGTAAAAAGATGTTACACTTTGACTTTGAAGTGATTACAAAGATAATTTAATTGGCTTCACGCCGTATTACACTTGTATCACATCTTACCCAAATTAATACTCATATTAAAAGTACGGGAAAAAGGTCAAATGTACCTCTCGTTAtattttgggttcaaatatatccTTACAGTTATACTTTAAGCACAAATATATCCTTCATTTTAACGGAAGAACACGTATCATCATCCTATTGACCTAGTTTAACTATCTCCTAATTAATTAAAATCTAACCAATAACCCGATATCCAATTAAAAGACTCATAATCATATCCAAAAAATTAAAGCAAGCTCCATCAATGGCGACTGCCGATCCACCATCTGTCATCATCGCCGCTACCAATCACCGGGGTACTTATATATAACTAAATATTCCCTTATGTATCTATACTTGTAACATTTGGTTTATCACTACTTCGATTCAAAAGCTAATCCAAAATTTTATTTTCCCCTCTTTTGGAACCGTTACCTCTTGTTATTTTGATCATTTTATCTCCAAatctttttatattttaaataagCAAAAAAAATGAGCATAATTGTCAATATATATTCATTACTTTCATTATTCattatttcctttttttctttttttctttttcatattgCGTTGACTTCGTGGGTTTATCCAACAAAACCAAAGACTTTGGGtcctaaaaaagaaagaaatattttACAATCCAACTTATTGTTATGAAACCACCCACCCAACCACGCACCCACCGTATTTAAGCTGATCGAAAGTCCATTTTTGTCCTTCCGTTTCATATTCGACAAAATCGTACATCACAATATTCCGATCGCGTGGTATGTTCCTCTAAATCTAACATTTgcatttctttttttcttttttcttttttagcaGATCTGTGTTGTTCTagttcagatttttatttttCTGTTATTTTAGTTGCGTGGAATCGTGagatttttgtttttattttcaatttttggGTCTATGTTTTTAGCCTCGTTCAATTTGTTGCGATTTTGTGATACACTGCTggttatttgtttttttttatgagATCTGGAGTCAAATTTGTTGTAAGCTCGTTatttctttgaaaaaaaaaatgagatatCATGTCATGCATTTAGAAATTTTGggaaaatctatttttgaaaatatttacgccaGGTAGCCCAtactttgtgtataaacacccgaTTTTGCTAGGTAGCCCAGactttgtgtataaacacccgaTTTTTTCGATATATTTGTGTAGAcaccttttatacaaggttgatacattatgtataatgctctccgctgggtatattgttgtataatattgtatattgggctacgttgtgtaaatattttcaaaaagctgtatattttttaaaattttcaatttttctcatggtcTCATATTAGCATAGATTCAGGACAAAGCATCACTTGCTATACTGACGTACAAATCTTTCCttatcggaaaaaaaaaaaaaaaaaaaagaaaaattgactACCAACTCTATACACTATATTGTTTTTGGGGTTGGAAAGAGTAGCTGAGCTTGGTTTATTCCCAGTTATAGAAATATTGAAGATCAATCTAAAAGAGCGAAATAATTCAAGAGAATTTTTTGATAAATATGAAATGAGTGTAAAGAAGCCATTTTCAGGAAGCCATCTTTGTGATGGTTATTTTCCCACATGGTGCAACTAGTTAATCGAAATTCTATTCTCAGAGGACAATGACTACTCAAGAAATCAAAGTTGCACTCTTTGATTTCTTCATATTAAGAACTAAACTCAATAGAAAGAAGGAATAGAGTTTGAGTAGAATGTTGAAGAAAGAGGAATATCTAAATTTTTCAACGTTGAAGAAGAGTTGGCTGAGTGGTGTTCGATGAATGTTTCTTCTTTATATGGCTGATTTCATTTTCCGGGTGCTATAGGAAGTccatatatataaataaagaTTTTGCTTGTATATTTTTAAAGCCAACCAACAGAGGCTTTTAAAAAATTCGGAAAAGGTAATTACTCTTTGAAGGAACACAACTTTTAGAAAAGACACTTCAAATtagttttcttctatttatttaaATCTTATTGTCAATATAAATGCCCAATGTTGGTGATCCTCTTAATCTAGAAGAGTATGCTAAGATAATTACTAGTTAAATATATGCTATGAATTATACCATTCCTAATATTGCACTTGCTATTGCGATGCTTTGTAGATTTACTAGTAATCATAGTCATTAGTGTAGGAAAGCCATTAGTTAACTTATGAGATATTTGAAGCATACTTTGAACTAATTTTTGCATTATAACTGCACTGTCCACATCTTTTTTGAAATGTTATAAGTGATGCTAGTTGGGCTTTTGATAGAAGTAACTCTTAAGTCTACAAGTGGCTGGTTATTCACTATAAGAGAAGCCATAATGGCATGGTACTCTAAGAAACAGTCTTGTGTTGCATTATTGTCTATGTATCTGATTGTTATGTCTCTTGCTAGCACATATATTCTATGGATTTAGAGATTCATGAAGTGCATACAATTTTTTAATATACCGAAGGATCTATTActttatattgtgataatctagctGCGATTCGCAATACAAAGAATGAGAGGATGTGGGgtagaagaaattgaagaatCTAAAATTTGACTTTTTGAGTAGACATTGTATCTTGGGTattagccgagggtctttcggaaacagcctctttgccccacaaaggtaggggtaaggtttgcataCATTCTACTTCTACCCTCCCCataccccacttgtgagatttcacggggtatgttgttgttgttgttgtatctccaGGGGATAAAATTTTCATTTGACCATTTGCACCATGTTGGGAAATTGATATTTTAAATATAGTTTCCTGAAAGGGCACTATACttattacttcctccgtcccaaaaagattgtcttagtttgacttgacacggagtttaagaaaaaaaaaaaggaagatgtgtggtccaaaacaagccttagatatttgtatgattataaatcatctcataaagttaaattatttctaaatatagaaatgtgtcaatcttttcgggacaaactaataaggaaagtaagacaatcttTTCGGGACGGAGAGAGTACATATTTTTCATAAATTTCTCTTGCATTATTTCActcttttaaattatttttcaatgtTTCTACAACATTCCCTTGTTTGGTTAGGGAGGAAATGTGAATGGGGTATGTTGCCTTTTCGTGTACCATTTTCAGCTCTAAAACTAGAAAAAGAGGAGGAATTAATTGTTTTTAACATTCCTTCTACCTATACCAAACAAGTGGAGCAGTTTAAATACTTAAAGTATCCTCCAGTTCCACTTTCCTGTCTTCCCTAATTCCTATATACTTACTTTAAAGGTAACTCCTCTATATTATCAAACCTTAACTTTTCATTGCACACCTATTTTAGATTAAGATAGAACCAACTTCTTGCTGTTCTTGGGTCATTGTGAATTATTTTGGTTTGCTTGAATCTTCAACACCTGCCTTAACTAGCGTAAGAAGTTTAGACCAAGTTGTAGTTGACTCAACTGCAAAGCAGTCTAGACTTACGCCAATGCATTCTTATTCATATGGCCTCTCTTGTCCAGCATCATAAAATTTGTTAAATTGTTTATTGATTCTTTACATAGCTGGTTTTCGAGTCCTTCCTCAAACATGTTTTGCTACTCTTATTTTTCGAAACCTCACATTTCTAAATTAACCTCCTCCGTGAGTGTGCTATTTTTCTCTTATTGACGGGTTCTTTATAACTTGTTCGTTGATAATTTTCATGATCATGTTATATGGGCTATGTTATTATATTTGTAAATGTTGCCATACAACATTTTgacctagagcccgtttggattggcttataagttggcttataagctgttttcagcttttttgagtgtttggctggccagcttaaagtcattttatgcttaaaataagctcaaaaaaataattggacccatttgacttagtttatctaaagcagcttataagctgaaaacagcttataagccaaaaaaaataagttggactaccccaacttatttttttcagcttataagctgcaaacagctttaagctgtaagccaatccaaacgggctcctagtaGACACTTCATTGAAAAATTGGTCTATGTAAGTGTGTACATAGTTCGGTTTGAGTCtatatttttcttgaaaaatcAAATTAGTTAACTCAGCTTGTTAATATAAATCAAAGAAATAATACAAAGCCCATTTTTCGGTTTATGTTTTTGAAGGTCTCTTCTGAAGTTGGATAAAAGCTGACATGTGACTGCATCACAGAACAATTCAAAGTTGGGATttggattgtttttttttttgtgtggtcTTTGTTCTGTACCCACTTATACACATGAATCTAAATTGAAATGATATTTATTATTGTTTGGTTAAGCAGAAAAATATGGCCAAGGATGTCGAAGTTAACGGATTCAACCCAGGATTGATTGTCTTACTTGTTATCGGTGGGCTCGTGCTAACCTTTCTTATTGGGAACTATGTCCTTTATGTGTATGCCCAGAAAACTCTTCCTCCAAAGAAAAAGAAGCCAATCTccaagaagaagatgaagaaggaAAGACTGAAGCAGGGCGTCTCAGCACCCGGAGAATAGATGTTTTAGACACTGGGTGACATTTCCGTTGTTCATGTTGACGAGAGAATATGTCTGAGTTCATGTCCAGCAGCATTTCAATCAGATGGTTGTATTTTTTAAGGTTACATTTTCCTGTCAAGATATGTAGAACTTCATCGAAAGATGCTGCCTTTTATTGTGCTTGCTGACTGAGAAATTTTCATAGAAGCTACTGATTTTCAGTTTAACTTCTAGCAAATCTATTGGTTTTCTGTTCTTCTCTTTGGTAACGTGAGGTTTATGCTTAGTGCTGCTATCTTGGGTTGCATAATTGTGAAGTCGTTGATTTTAGCCCTCGAAACTATAATAGCAGTGAGGTGAGGTGGCAGGTACCCGTGTAATTAGTCGAGGTGGGGGCAAGTTTGCCCTGACACCATGTTATCAAAAACAACATAGCAGTGAAAGAAATGAATAAAAACTTAATCAACTGCTAGTATTTGTTAAGAGTTGTGATAGTCGTTTAATAATAATGGGTGCTCACTTGATCTTGCCACATACAAAAGGAGAGGAACAAGTTTGCACCCTTGATTCGTCTTCCCTCTTGCAGTGCTCACATTTTACTCTCTTTGACTCTTTGTTAACAAATATGATAAAAGTTAATTTGATCCCCCATAAAATGCCATCTGTTGTAACGAAATGAATATATTATAGGGTAAAACGTAGAAAAGTAGGAGGATAAGGTATAGGTTACCAAAAGATGGATACGGGAAAGATCTCTAATTTTAATAATTTCATTGATTAAAAATAAAGGTAATTGCAGCAATCAATTGGTAAATATTTATTCACACCTGGGTTTACACCAATCCATGGTAAGTTACTACAAGTAAGTGAATATAATGCTCATTTATGGTAga is drawn from Lycium barbarum isolate Lr01 chromosome 8, ASM1917538v2, whole genome shotgun sequence and contains these coding sequences:
- the LOC132606900 gene encoding DNA-binding protein S1FA-like; this translates as MAKDVEVNGFNPGLIVLLVIGGLVLTFLIGNYVLYVYAQKTLPPKKKKPISKKKMKKERLKQGVSAPGE